The proteins below come from a single Phycisphaeraceae bacterium genomic window:
- a CDS encoding site-specific integrase: MSKTKQSRRQRTKGSGSLFRKTENGSWIARFWDHRGLRREHATRTSDRQTAERILNRLIAEDRLRRDGVIDPRHDRFAAEGRKPITEHISAYIAHCRHAGQSPHHVAQKETHLEAIVAGSKANRLTELTADSLEMHLSSLKESGRSARTINFARQIAVAFYAWCVKTGRAEANPLKVVPKQDESRDRRRVRRPLTVDELSRLLEVARVHGREAWYLAAALAGLRKGDMRRLQWRDVDFINSTLTIRHGKAKRQDVIPMHSQLAEALRQRFNEQPALPTAHVWSTTVTDQTRQKDFLRAGIARRVVVLDNDGQPVKVGSGSRTRVKTRIVAEDEEGRVIDLHALRTTLGTQLARAGVPPQIAQRIMRHSDYRTTQKHYTVLGLTDTAAAVERLPAISIGQPTMRATGTLAADPSTPPPFCHPMGCKTAPNDASRCDKASPTAARSGSTKPLQMQGFFRATAEICAKRANGLEPSTFSLEG; the protein is encoded by the coding sequence ATGAGTAAAACGAAGCAATCTCGAAGGCAAAGAACCAAAGGAAGCGGCTCGCTCTTTCGCAAGACCGAGAACGGATCTTGGATCGCACGCTTTTGGGATCATCGAGGCCTGCGACGCGAGCACGCGACACGCACAAGCGACAGACAAACCGCAGAGCGGATTCTGAACCGACTGATCGCTGAAGACCGACTCCGTCGAGACGGCGTGATCGACCCGCGGCACGACCGTTTCGCAGCCGAAGGTCGCAAGCCAATTACTGAGCACATCTCGGCGTACATCGCTCACTGTCGCCATGCTGGCCAATCTCCACATCACGTGGCCCAGAAAGAAACGCATCTCGAAGCCATCGTCGCAGGCAGCAAAGCCAACCGGCTGACCGAACTAACCGCTGACTCACTGGAAATGCACCTGTCTTCGCTCAAGGAAAGCGGGCGCTCTGCTCGGACGATCAACTTCGCCCGTCAGATCGCCGTCGCTTTCTATGCCTGGTGCGTCAAAACCGGCCGGGCGGAGGCGAACCCCCTCAAAGTGGTTCCGAAGCAAGATGAATCGCGTGATCGGCGAAGAGTCCGCCGTCCGCTCACAGTTGATGAACTGTCGCGGCTACTCGAGGTCGCACGCGTTCACGGGCGTGAAGCCTGGTACTTGGCGGCCGCACTGGCTGGATTGCGCAAGGGAGACATGCGGCGGCTGCAATGGAGAGACGTGGACTTCATCAACTCGACCTTGACAATCCGCCATGGTAAAGCCAAACGACAAGACGTGATTCCGATGCACTCTCAACTCGCCGAGGCATTGCGTCAGCGCTTCAATGAACAACCTGCGCTCCCAACTGCTCATGTGTGGTCAACCACGGTCACTGATCAGACTCGCCAAAAGGACTTCCTGCGAGCCGGTATCGCTCGTCGCGTGGTTGTGCTCGATAACGATGGGCAGCCGGTCAAAGTGGGCTCTGGAAGTCGAACTCGAGTGAAGACTCGCATAGTCGCTGAGGATGAAGAGGGCCGGGTAATCGACCTGCACGCACTACGAACAACACTCGGCACCCAACTTGCCCGCGCGGGAGTGCCGCCACAGATCGCCCAGCGAATCATGCGTCACAGCGACTACCGCACAACGCAGAAGCACTACACGGTCCTGGGATTGACCGATACGGCTGCGGCTGTCGAACGGCTTCCTGCGATCTCAATCGGGCAGCCCACGATGCGAGCAACCGGCACTCTCGCAGCGGATCCAAGTACCCCCCCACCATTCTGCCACCCTATGGGGTGCAAAACAGCGCCAAATGATGCGTCACGGTGCGACAAAGCCTCGCCGACTGCCGCTCGCTCAGGAAGCACAAAACCCCTGCAAATGCAAGGGTTTTTTCGTGCAACTGCGGAGATTTGTGCAAAGCGGGCGAACGGACTCGAACCGTCAACATTCAGCTTGGAAGGCTGA
- a CDS encoding DPP IV N-terminal domain-containing protein, producing the protein MFHRITAHVLAVLLTGVLGVAASGRTDASAVEPPVTVAETSDFARTGRYDDVQAFLAALSEQSPLIHLDSIGTTNEDRLIPLAILADPPVTSPQDVGNRLVVLLFGNIHAGEVCGKEALQMLARDIALGDEDRRAILKDLVICFVPIYNADGNERFSPTNRPGQVGPEEMGIRANAQGLDLNRDYVKLEAPETRALVRFFNTWDPAVVVDTHTTNGSRHRYTLTYQGPKHPAGDAAIIEYVRDTMLPAVDKAFEEKTGYHAFYYGNFAEQHTKWTTYPAQPRYGEGYLGVRNRLAILSEAYSYAPFADRVKATYAFCDEILRFSAVNARPIRDLIRAADRRTIDAGRQPDGSSLVSLDNKPEAFSDKVTVLGYIERDENGNRIESNEPFDYEVELINNFVSTLDVARPWAYTFPAEYEWLATLLGHHGIRVEVLREDIEVDIEAYSIDEHQKATRAFEGHHMVRTVSVSAAARSHRLMADSYIVRTSQKLGTLASILLEPQSTDGLVAWNFFDDALDSGSEFPVVRIPSRAYLTLRDARPLAEDRTMGRRLSYDDVHGSARLNLSGSAVSGLSWHDDEHFLQRKDGQLLKVHAVTGRAEPHELPPTDAVAESLAALPTIDSRTAADLARRHFARIDDSEAGQVFEHQGDLYFAKRDGSHAIRLTASPEREDFAQLSPDGQFVAFVRSNNLWVVDVMTATERAITTGGSDTLRHGRHCWLYFEELYSRNWRAFWWSPDSQHVAYFITDTAALPVFTIVDDNPRPHRVETERWSRPGEPNPHVEVAIASRAGGEPQRVNLSHYDHGSYLVSSIHWSKSTGRLRLTVQDRVQTWLDLLDVAHSGGEPVTLMRETTQAWVEPQGAPHELKDGSFILPSERDGYKHLYLFNKDASLKHRITEGPWEVRRVVHVDEDNAVIYFEGTADASTQIHFYRVNLDGSAMERLTPAGGSHRVQINPAGTYFIDTWSDIDIPTRVTLRDVSGTLVRTLDTNPVYELEEWDLGRIERVQVASAKGNDLEVRITYPPDFDPSRRYPIWFQTYAGPGAPSVTDSWSGGRLSDRLLAQLGIIAVQGDPYPASGKGAVSAWTAYKQLGVRELEDITEIITWITSHPWADSTRVGIAGHSYGGFMTAFAMTNSTLFSAGISGAPVTEWYEYDSIYTERYMLTPQMNPEGYRRTSAVRAAGNLSGRLLLLHGMMDDNVHLQNAVRLTDALVRADKQFEMFYYPGRRHGLSGRHYSRLVHDFILRTMTPELIVPAESSTHERDSESGLVDEPSPLGP; encoded by the coding sequence ATGTTTCATCGAATAACCGCCCATGTCTTGGCTGTCCTGCTCACAGGTGTTCTCGGGGTCGCCGCCTCGGGTCGGACGGATGCGTCTGCCGTCGAACCGCCTGTGACGGTGGCCGAAACAAGCGACTTTGCCCGCACCGGTCGCTACGACGATGTGCAGGCCTTTCTCGCGGCGCTCTCCGAGCAGTCTCCTCTGATTCACCTCGACTCCATCGGCACGACCAACGAAGACCGTTTGATTCCGCTGGCGATTCTTGCCGATCCCCCTGTCACATCGCCCCAGGATGTCGGCAACCGCCTCGTCGTCCTTCTCTTTGGCAACATCCACGCCGGAGAGGTCTGTGGCAAAGAAGCCCTGCAGATGCTCGCCCGCGATATCGCACTCGGCGACGAAGACCGACGCGCCATCCTCAAAGATCTGGTGATCTGCTTCGTACCGATCTACAACGCCGACGGCAACGAACGATTCAGCCCGACCAACCGCCCCGGCCAGGTCGGACCCGAAGAAATGGGCATCCGCGCCAACGCACAAGGCCTCGACCTCAATCGCGACTATGTCAAACTCGAAGCGCCCGAGACCCGCGCTCTCGTCCGATTCTTCAACACATGGGATCCCGCCGTTGTGGTCGATACGCACACGACCAATGGCTCGCGGCATCGCTACACACTGACCTATCAGGGCCCCAAGCACCCCGCAGGCGATGCAGCGATCATCGAGTATGTGCGCGACACGATGCTGCCCGCTGTCGACAAGGCATTTGAAGAGAAAACCGGATACCACGCGTTTTACTACGGCAACTTCGCCGAGCAGCACACGAAGTGGACGACCTACCCCGCCCAGCCTCGCTATGGTGAAGGCTACCTGGGCGTGCGCAACCGGCTCGCCATTCTCTCCGAAGCCTACTCCTACGCGCCCTTTGCCGACCGCGTCAAAGCAACATACGCCTTCTGCGACGAGATCCTGCGGTTCTCAGCCGTGAACGCCAGGCCGATCCGCGATCTCATTCGTGCTGCCGATCGACGCACCATTGATGCCGGTCGCCAGCCGGACGGCTCGTCCCTTGTCTCGCTCGATAACAAACCTGAGGCGTTCTCTGACAAAGTGACCGTTCTGGGCTATATCGAGCGCGATGAGAACGGCAATCGTATCGAATCGAATGAACCCTTCGACTACGAAGTCGAACTGATCAACAACTTCGTCTCGACCCTCGATGTCGCCCGCCCGTGGGCGTACACGTTCCCGGCGGAATACGAATGGCTCGCGACGCTGCTTGGGCATCACGGCATCCGCGTCGAAGTGCTGCGCGAAGACATCGAAGTCGATATCGAAGCCTACTCGATCGACGAGCACCAGAAGGCGACTCGCGCCTTTGAAGGCCATCACATGGTCCGCACTGTTTCTGTCAGTGCCGCTGCGCGCTCGCACAGGCTCATGGCCGACTCGTACATCGTCCGCACATCGCAGAAACTCGGCACGCTCGCGTCAATCCTGCTCGAACCGCAAAGCACCGATGGCCTGGTTGCCTGGAACTTCTTCGACGACGCGCTCGACTCAGGCTCGGAGTTTCCGGTCGTGCGCATCCCGAGTCGAGCGTATCTGACGCTACGCGACGCCCGCCCGCTTGCTGAAGATCGCACCATGGGACGGCGATTGTCGTACGACGATGTGCACGGCTCTGCACGCCTGAACCTCAGCGGCTCGGCGGTCAGCGGGTTGAGTTGGCACGATGATGAGCACTTTCTGCAGCGCAAGGATGGGCAATTGCTCAAGGTCCACGCCGTCACCGGCCGCGCCGAACCACATGAACTCCCCCCCACGGACGCCGTCGCCGAATCTCTCGCTGCGCTGCCCACCATCGACTCCAGGACCGCTGCCGATCTGGCGCGGCGGCACTTTGCGCGCATCGACGACAGCGAGGCGGGTCAGGTTTTTGAGCATCAGGGTGATCTGTACTTCGCCAAGCGCGACGGCTCGCACGCCATCCGCCTCACGGCTTCGCCCGAGCGGGAAGACTTTGCGCAACTTTCGCCCGACGGGCAGTTCGTCGCCTTCGTACGAAGCAACAACCTCTGGGTTGTTGATGTCATGACCGCAACAGAGCGAGCGATTACGACCGGTGGTTCAGACACGCTTCGGCATGGTCGCCACTGCTGGCTCTATTTCGAAGAACTCTACAGCCGCAACTGGCGAGCGTTCTGGTGGAGCCCCGACAGCCAGCACGTGGCGTACTTCATCACCGACACCGCCGCGCTGCCTGTCTTCACCATCGTCGATGACAACCCTCGTCCTCATCGCGTCGAGACGGAGCGCTGGTCTCGCCCCGGCGAACCGAACCCGCATGTCGAAGTCGCCATCGCATCGCGCGCGGGCGGCGAACCCCAGCGCGTCAATCTCTCCCACTATGACCATGGCTCGTATCTCGTCTCGTCGATACACTGGTCGAAATCTACGGGTCGCCTGCGACTCACCGTACAGGATCGCGTCCAGACATGGCTCGATCTGCTTGACGTGGCGCACTCCGGCGGCGAGCCGGTCACTCTGATGCGAGAAACCACCCAGGCATGGGTCGAGCCTCAGGGCGCACCGCACGAACTCAAGGACGGCTCATTTATCCTCCCCAGCGAACGCGACGGGTACAAGCATCTCTACCTCTTCAACAAGGATGCTTCACTCAAGCATCGCATCACTGAAGGCCCCTGGGAAGTGCGGCGCGTTGTGCATGTCGATGAGGACAACGCTGTTATCTACTTCGAAGGCACCGCCGACGCTTCGACCCAGATCCACTTCTACCGCGTGAATCTTGATGGCTCGGCGATGGAACGCCTCACGCCCGCTGGGGGGTCACACCGCGTGCAGATCAACCCCGCTGGCACGTACTTCATTGATACATGGTCCGACATCGACATCCCGACGCGCGTGACGCTTCGCGATGTGAGCGGCACTCTTGTCCGCACGCTCGACACCAACCCTGTCTATGAACTCGAAGAATGGGACCTCGGCCGCATTGAACGTGTGCAGGTCGCTTCGGCCAAGGGTAATGATCTGGAAGTTCGCATCACATACCCGCCCGACTTTGACCCATCCCGCAGGTACCCGATCTGGTTCCAGACCTATGCTGGTCCCGGCGCTCCATCCGTCACCGATTCTTGGTCGGGCGGGCGTCTTTCGGATCGGCTGCTGGCTCAACTTGGCATCATTGCTGTGCAAGGCGACCCGTACCCCGCCAGCGGCAAGGGTGCTGTGTCCGCATGGACCGCATACAAGCAACTCGGCGTGCGCGAACTTGAAGACATCACTGAAATCATCACCTGGATCACCAGCCACCCCTGGGCCGACTCAACTCGAGTCGGCATCGCGGGGCATAGTTATGGCGGGTTCATGACTGCGTTTGCCATGACCAATTCCACGCTGTTCTCGGCAGGGATCTCGGGCGCTCCCGTGACCGAGTGGTACGAATACGACTCCATCTACACCGAACGCTACATGCTCACGCCACAGATGAACCCCGAGGGCTACCGCCGCACGAGTGCCGTGCGTGCTGCTGGCAATCTCAGCGGACGCCTTCTCCTGCTCCATGGCATGATGGATGATAACGTGCACCTTCAGAATGCTGTGCGACTGACCGACGCTCTTGTGCGCGCCGACAAGCAGTTTGAGATGTTCTACTACCCCGGTCGGCGGCATGGCCTTTCCGGAAGGCACTATTCCCGCCTCGTCCACGATTTCATTCTGCGCACCATGACGCCCGAACTTATCGTGCCTGCTGAGTCATCGACGCATGAACGCGATTCAGAATCAGGTCTTGTCGATGAACCATCGCCTCTGGGCCCCTGA
- a CDS encoding zinc ABC transporter substrate-binding protein, which translates to MIDRRTVLSGLLVAGSLAMLSCSKPAPSDVQKEPESAASSTGVVTTFYPTQYWAERIAGGKVEVRCFLPDDEDPASWRPDRSAMEAMQSASLIIVNGASFEEWVGTAPLPRSRIVDTTARLTSPLIVHANAVTHSHGPGGEHSHEGIDGHTWLDPINAIEQSQAILEAMVDTWPEHDAEFRRNAGELRRDLIELNASLESLASKMASVIIVASHPSYNYIGRRYGWEVINLGIEPDDVLTSHDWEHVEEDLAATSDKHLIVLWEDEPSEANARGFAQRFGARSVVFRPCESRPERGDYLSVMRENIEALAQVLE; encoded by the coding sequence ATGATTGATCGTCGTACGGTGTTGAGCGGGTTGCTGGTTGCAGGATCGCTTGCGATGCTGTCGTGCTCAAAGCCTGCGCCTTCTGATGTGCAGAAGGAACCTGAATCGGCCGCATCCTCGACCGGAGTGGTGACGACGTTCTATCCGACGCAGTACTGGGCCGAACGCATCGCGGGGGGCAAGGTCGAAGTGCGGTGCTTCCTTCCCGATGACGAAGATCCGGCGTCGTGGAGGCCCGATCGCTCCGCGATGGAGGCAATGCAGTCAGCGTCGCTCATCATTGTGAATGGTGCGTCATTTGAGGAGTGGGTGGGAACGGCTCCGCTGCCGCGCAGTCGCATCGTGGACACGACGGCAAGACTGACTTCGCCTTTGATTGTGCATGCCAACGCTGTGACTCACAGCCACGGACCCGGCGGGGAGCACTCGCATGAAGGAATCGACGGACACACATGGCTGGATCCGATCAATGCGATCGAGCAGTCGCAGGCGATTCTTGAAGCGATGGTCGATACGTGGCCGGAACACGATGCCGAGTTTCGGCGCAACGCCGGCGAACTGCGTCGCGACCTCATCGAGTTGAATGCGTCGCTTGAATCGCTCGCATCAAAGATGGCTTCGGTGATCATCGTTGCGTCGCATCCGTCGTACAACTACATTGGTCGGCGTTACGGCTGGGAGGTTATCAATCTCGGCATCGAGCCCGATGATGTGCTCACATCGCACGACTGGGAGCACGTCGAAGAGGATCTGGCGGCAACCTCTGACAAGCATCTGATCGTGCTGTGGGAAGATGAACCGAGCGAAGCCAATGCGCGGGGGTTTGCACAGCGCTTCGGAGCCAGAAGCGTCGTGTTTCGCCCGTGCGAATCGAGGCCGGAGCGTGGGGACTACCTGAGCGTGATGCGCGAGAATATCGAGGCGTTGGCACAGGTGCTCGAATGA
- a CDS encoding ABC transporter permease — MRGALFIAIRHIRANLLQSAILIACFALTAGLPLATNLLLDRYEQSLRQRAVDTPLVMGARGSRFDLVLTTTHFRRAPVPQVRFGVIDEINAMRLGIAIPMNTEYSARGHPVVGTSPEYRELRRLRVAAGTWPLALGEAVLGASVAAREKLDVGDTIYSDQMEAFDISRPPAIRLRVVGVLERAGTPDDDAVIVDIATSWLLSGIIHGHDNPREIRDTRMILQRDGSHVAVSGAMIEYNEVTEETVAAYHLHANPKDLPLTSVIVVPRDAKSATILSTQVNLSRTEQMVVPSRVIDELLSYVLRIKSVIDAVSVVLIVVSVFLMGLIVMFSVRSREREWLTMHRIGCDRFFVPMTFGLEIASLVAAGLLLAVVCAAGLALRAPDIIALL; from the coding sequence ATGAGAGGCGCGTTGTTCATTGCGATTCGGCATATTCGTGCGAATCTGCTTCAGAGTGCGATTCTCATCGCGTGCTTCGCGCTGACAGCGGGGCTGCCGCTGGCAACGAATTTGTTGCTGGATCGATATGAGCAATCCTTGCGGCAGCGCGCGGTCGATACGCCACTCGTGATGGGCGCCCGGGGTTCGCGGTTTGATCTTGTGCTGACGACAACGCACTTTCGGCGAGCCCCGGTGCCGCAGGTGCGATTTGGGGTCATTGACGAGATTAACGCGATGCGACTGGGAATCGCGATCCCGATGAACACGGAGTACTCGGCACGCGGGCATCCTGTGGTTGGTACGAGTCCGGAATACCGGGAACTGCGGCGGCTGCGTGTGGCGGCGGGAACGTGGCCACTTGCATTGGGCGAGGCTGTACTTGGGGCATCCGTTGCAGCACGCGAAAAACTGGATGTCGGCGACACGATCTACTCAGATCAGATGGAAGCCTTCGATATTTCCAGGCCCCCAGCCATCAGACTGCGCGTGGTGGGGGTGCTTGAGCGCGCTGGTACACCCGATGATGACGCGGTGATCGTGGATATCGCGACATCGTGGCTGTTATCAGGCATCATTCACGGGCACGACAATCCGCGAGAGATTCGGGATACACGAATGATTCTTCAACGTGATGGGTCTCATGTTGCTGTGAGCGGAGCGATGATCGAGTACAACGAAGTGACGGAGGAGACAGTTGCTGCGTATCACCTGCATGCGAATCCGAAGGATCTACCACTGACGAGCGTGATTGTTGTGCCGCGTGATGCCAAGTCGGCGACAATCCTTTCGACTCAGGTCAATCTGTCTCGGACAGAGCAAATGGTGGTGCCGAGCCGAGTGATTGACGAGTTGTTGTCATATGTACTTCGGATTAAGTCGGTGATTGATGCGGTGTCAGTGGTACTGATTGTTGTGAGCGTGTTTTTGATGGGGTTGATCGTGATGTTTTCGGTGCGGTCGCGCGAGCGCGAATGGCTCACGATGCACCGCATCGGGTGCGATAGATTCTTTGTTCCGATGACATTCGGGCTTGAGATTGCGAGCCTGGTGGCAGCAGGGCTCCTGCTCGCGGTTGTGTGCGCGGCGGGGCTGGCATTGCGAGCTCCGGATATTATTGCGCTGCTGTGA